TAAAGAGCACTACCAGGTAACGGTTTCTGAAAGAGCAGCCCGGCGATTTGCGGCGCATCTCAGGGAGCAAAACAACATCCCTAAAGTGGCAGCAAAGATGTGAGGCAGTATATGGCCACAGAAGACCCGCCAATGGGTCATCAGATGCAGGTAGACTTAGGTGTTGTCTACATCAGGGATGCTCGGACAATGAATTATCGTAAGCTATACTGCGTAGCTTGCGTCCTTTCCCACTCCAGGTATAAATGGGGTGAATGGTATACTCAAGCACTAACAGCAGCACAACTTGTATCAGCCTTGCAAGAATGCTTTGAGTATATGGGCGGAATGCCCAAAGAGCCGGTATTTGATCAGGACAGGCTGATTGCTGTTGATGAAAACTATGGTGATATAATCTATACCCGGGAATTTGAACAGTTCCGCCAACAGATGGGCTTCAACGTATATCTTTGCCGGGGTGCAGACCCAGAAAGCAAAGGAAAAGTGGAAGCCGTAGTCAAGT
This genomic window from Thermincola ferriacetica contains:
- a CDS encoding DDE-type integrase/transposase/recombinase; protein product: MATEDPPMGHQMQVDLGVVYIRDARTMNYRKLYCVACVLSHSRYKWGEWYTQALTAAQLVSALQECFEYMGGMPKEPVFDQDRLIAVDENYGDIIYTREFEQFRQQMGFNVYLCRGADPESKGKVEAVVKYFKNNFARNKTYTELDIWNEDFLAWLNRTGNAKVHGTTKKIPAEVFSSTGQRG